The following proteins come from a genomic window of Kocuria palustris:
- a CDS encoding AsnC family transcriptional regulator, protein MITSEEILDEFDQQLIEALQIAPRLSWAALGEVLERSPAALASRWGRLEREGLAWIGGHPVGRPGGMTLSFHDVVCDPAQRPAAVQALKEIPDVFSIERCHRGRDMMLTVITPSLVWLTEHVYPQLDQVPGLQRYESSFCTRLHHIAAEWRLGVLDAHQQRRLREAAGQRSPYTGRAPSHFAAILRELARDGRASAAQIAAATGLNPPTVRRQLRQVLDSGAVTIRCETSHRAVGFPVVCEWFCRLPAAEHEDAAAVLRSMSSLRLCTSLTGPANFSFMMWLRSPADIMTVEQRIAARIPGLEVLESVVITEIPKRVGRVLDVDGRSTGQVVLPGPAWG, encoded by the coding sequence GTGATCACCTCGGAGGAGATTCTGGACGAGTTCGATCAGCAGCTGATCGAAGCGCTGCAGATCGCACCCCGGCTGAGCTGGGCAGCCCTGGGGGAGGTGCTCGAGCGCAGCCCCGCCGCCCTGGCCTCGCGCTGGGGGCGGCTGGAGCGCGAGGGCCTCGCCTGGATCGGCGGGCACCCGGTGGGGCGCCCCGGCGGCATGACCCTGTCCTTCCACGACGTCGTGTGCGACCCGGCTCAGCGCCCGGCCGCCGTCCAGGCGCTGAAGGAGATCCCCGATGTCTTCAGCATCGAGCGCTGCCATCGCGGTCGGGACATGATGCTGACCGTGATCACGCCGTCGCTGGTGTGGCTCACCGAGCACGTCTACCCGCAGCTCGATCAGGTGCCGGGGCTGCAGCGCTACGAGTCCTCGTTCTGCACGCGGCTGCATCACATCGCCGCCGAGTGGCGGCTGGGCGTGCTCGATGCCCACCAGCAGCGACGGCTGCGCGAGGCCGCCGGGCAGCGCAGCCCCTACACGGGCCGCGCGCCCTCCCATTTCGCGGCGATCCTGCGCGAGCTCGCCCGCGACGGCCGGGCCAGCGCCGCTCAGATCGCTGCGGCCACGGGGCTGAATCCGCCCACGGTCCGACGTCAGCTGCGCCAGGTCCTGGACAGCGGAGCCGTGACGATCCGCTGCGAGACCTCGCATCGCGCCGTCGGCTTCCCCGTTGTGTGCGAGTGGTTCTGCAGGCTGCCCGCCGCCGAGCACGAGGACGCAGCAGCCGTGCTGCGGAGCATGAGCTCGCTGCGCCTGTGCACGTCGCTGACCGGGCCGGCGAACTTCAGCTTCATGATGTGGCTGCGCTCGCCGGCCGACATCATGACGGTCGAGCAGCGGATCGCCGCCCGCATCCCGGGCCTCGAGGTGCTGGAGTCCGTGGTCATCACGGAGATCCCCAAGCGGGTCGGGCGGGTCCTGGATGTCGACGGCCGCTCCACGGGGCAGGTCGTGCTGCCGGGGCCTGCCTGGGGCTGA